Proteins encoded together in one Larus michahellis chromosome 4, bLarMic1.1, whole genome shotgun sequence window:
- the TMEM229B gene encoding transmembrane protein 229B isoform X1, whose translation MAAAEPLTAFSRWYLYAIHGYFCEVMFTAAWEFVVNFNWKFPGVTSVWALFIYGTSILIVEKMYLYLKDKCNIIVRCFIYTLWTYLWEFTTGLILRQFNACPWDYSQFDFDFMGLITLEYAIPWFCASFIMEQLVIRNTLRLRFDETAEPGAPTVPVALANGHVKTD comes from the coding sequence ATGGCTGCGGCAGAACCTCTGACTGCTTTCTCCCGGTGGTACCTCTACGCCATTCACGGCTATTTCTGTGAGGTGATGTTCACAGCTGCCTGGGAGTTTGTGGTCAACTTTAACTGGAAGTTTCCAGGTGTTACCAGTGTGTGGGCACTCTTCATCTATGGCACCTCCATCCTCATTGTGGAGAAGATGTATTTGTATCTCAAAGACAAGTGTAACATTATAGTGCGCTGCTTCATTTACACACTTTGGACATACCTCTGGGAGTTCACCACCGGCCTCATCCTACGCCAGTTCAATGCCTGCCCATGGGACTATTCCCAGTTCGATTTTGACTTcatgggcctgatcaccctggaGTATGCCATCCCATGGTTTTGTGCTTCTTTCATCATGGAGCAGCTGGTGATCAGAAACACCCTGCGCTTACGATTTGATGAGACTGCCGAGCCGGGGGCCCCCACTGTCCCCGTTGCCTTGGCCAACGGCCATGTGAAGACTGATTGA